One Brassica napus cultivar Da-Ae chromosome A1, Da-Ae, whole genome shotgun sequence genomic region harbors:
- the LOC106375983 gene encoding putative glucose-6-phosphate 1-epimerase gives MEASSDDEKRPMVDLVKDKNGTDQVLLQNPKGASVKISLHGGQVLSWKTERGDELLFTSAKANSKPPHPVRGGIPICFPQFGTRGSLEQHGFARNKMWLVENDPPALPSFDSTGKAYVDLVLKSSDEDTTRIWPHCFEFHLRVSLGLDGNLTLISRVRNINSKPFSFSIAYHTYFSISDISEVRVEGLETLDYLDNMLDKERFTEQGDALTFESEIDRVYLNSKDVVAVFDHERKRTFLIEKEGLPDVVVWNPWDKKAKALPDLGDEEYKHMLCVDGAAIEKPITLKPGEEWTGKLSLSLVLST, from the exons ATGGAAGcatctagtgatgacgagaagaGACCTATGGTTGACTTGGTCAAGGATAAAAATGGAACCGATCAGGTTCTTCTCCAGAATCCTAAAGGCGCTTCTGTAAAG ATTAGTTTACATGGAGGACAAGTTCTTTCTTGGAAGACTGAGAGAGGTGATGAATTGTTATTCACCAGTGCCAAG GCTAACTCTAAGCCTCCCCATCCGGTACGAGGAGGAATCCCTATATGCTTTCCTCAG TTTGGAACTCGAGGATCACTTGAGCAACACGGGTTTGCAAGAAACAAGATGTGGCTTGTGGAAAATGATCCACCTGCTTTACCGTCCTTCGACTCAACCGGCAAAGCCTATGTTGATTTGGTACTTAAGTCCTCTGATGAAGACACAACAAGGATCTGGCCTCACTG CTTTGAGTTTCACCTGAGAGTTTCACTGGGACTAGATGGGAACCTAACTCTGATATCACGAGTCAGAAACATCAACTCAAAGCCTTTTAGCTTTTCCATTGCTTACCACACTTACTTCTCCATCTCCGATATCAG TGAAGTAAGAGTTGAAGGACTTGAAACTCTAGACTATCTTGATAACATGCTTGATAAAGAGCGGTTTACTGAGCAAGGCGATGCGTTAACCTTTGAGTCCGAGATCGATAGAGTGTACTTGAACTCTAAAGACGTGGTTGCTGTGTTTGACCATGAGAGAAAACGTACTTTCCTTATCGAGAAAGAAGGTCTACCTGATGTTG TGGTGTGGAATCCATGGGACAAGAAAGCTAAAGCATTGCCGGATTTGGGAGATGAAGAGTATAAACATATGCTTTGTGTTGATGGTGCAGCAATTGAGAAACCAATCACCTTGAAACCGGGTGAAGAATGGACCGGGAAATTAAGTCTCTCACTTGTCCTTTCCACCTGA